In one window of Arctopsyche grandis isolate Sample6627 chromosome 6, ASM5162203v2, whole genome shotgun sequence DNA:
- the LOC143913161 gene encoding tetratricopeptide repeat protein 36: MSFQSKLSERDRAVLNSIFNPSLSLGEDVYENEISNDDSDDDSEQDDDLKQLEIQAVRFAENKEYEKSLNVLEQVMVLSPNRPAAYNNRAQVYRLMGNIDAAFSDLTEALKFSDKNGKAYKQALCQRGLLHRKLGRDDEARRDFQEAAKLGSPFAKQQLTELNPYAALCNQMLSQVMHKLD, encoded by the exons ATGTCGTTCCAATCGAAACTGAGCGAGCGGGATCGAGCCGTACTCAACAGTATTTTCAACCCGTCGTTGAGTCTCGGAGAAGATGTATACGAAAACGAAATATCAAACGATGATTCAG ACGACGATTCCGAACAAGACGATGATCTAAAACAGTTGGAAATACAAGCCGTTCGATTCGCCGAGAATAAAGAGTATGAAAAATCGCTGAACGTTCTAGAACAAGTGATGGTTTTGTCTCCGAATAGACCGGCAGCGTACAACAACCGAGCTCAAGTCTACCGATTGATGGGAAACATCGACG CTGCTTTCTCGGATTTGACTGAGGCGTTGAAGTTTTCCGATAAAAATGGAAAGGCGTACAAACAAGCTTTGTGCCAGAGAGGCTTATTGCACAGGAAGCTCGGCCGTGATGATGAAGCTCGGCGAGACTTCCAAGAGGCTGCCAAGTTGGGCAGTCCCTTTGCCAAACAACAG TTGACCGAGCTTAATCCGTATGCGGCCCTTTGCAATCAGATGCTGAGCCAAGTCATGCATAaacttgattaa